One genomic region from Desulfomonilaceae bacterium encodes:
- a CDS encoding phosphatidylserine decarboxylase, translated as MERIKTLMIVGGVIIALLAVTFLFWRYVWFFRNPSRSIPPGDNIVSPADGTIVYVKRLVSDDDVIVIKQGLSAKISDIIKEDVSMPKVLIGTFMSPLNVHYNRSPIEGRVDFVRHYPAKTKNLNMGSMQFRTIFNVQPYYWNSKHIVENERTVTRIIGLFKGQPISTYVVQIAGGHVSGIDTYAPEGSGLSKGEVYGMIRIGSQVDLILPDLPGMKIKVKAGDVVNAGESVLVE; from the coding sequence ATGGAAAGAATTAAAACATTGATGATAGTAGGCGGCGTAATCATCGCTTTGCTAGCGGTGACTTTTCTCTTTTGGCGCTACGTTTGGTTTTTTCGGAATCCATCTCGGTCAATTCCGCCAGGTGACAACATTGTAAGCCCCGCCGACGGAACCATTGTTTATGTCAAACGCCTCGTGTCGGATGACGACGTAATTGTAATAAAGCAGGGTCTTTCGGCCAAGATATCCGACATAATCAAAGAAGATGTCTCCATGCCAAAAGTGCTGATTGGCACGTTCATGAGTCCGTTGAATGTCCATTATAACCGCTCCCCAATAGAGGGCAGAGTCGATTTTGTACGTCACTATCCCGCAAAGACCAAGAACCTCAACATGGGCTCAATGCAGTTCAGGACTATCTTCAATGTCCAACCCTATTATTGGAACAGCAAACACATAGTAGAAAATGAGCGAACCGTAACCCGCATAATTGGGCTATTCAAAGGACAACCAATTTCTACTTATGTCGTCCAGATTGCAGGTGGTCATGTCAGTGGTATCGACACTTATGCGCCTGAGGGCAGTGGACTGAGTAAAGGGGAGGTTTACGGTATGATACGGATAGGCTCCCAGGTGGACCTTATACTTCCGGACCTGCCTGGCATGAAAATCAAGGTGAAGGCAGGAGACGTCGTGAACGCCGGTGAATCCGTTTTGGTCGAATAG
- a CDS encoding class I SAM-dependent methyltransferase, producing the protein MGEFSLNSFVLRDIFDHAKPLGHHQQADKLNLGFGFIYYGVIRALRPKHTLVIGSGYGFSVVCLALGIRDNGFGALTFVDPSYSLLKDGPFKTLGGRGNWDDSETVQSHFQRFNVDQIVTHYRMCSDEFFQSYEDLRLSEINVAFIDGAHDYKHVKHDFVEVLKKSCSNTYVFLHDSNIYIREMIRHAGVKRWLKLLQRYEKAFQVIDFPFSSGVALVRILEPDVWKELKH; encoded by the coding sequence ATGGGAGAGTTCAGTCTTAATTCATTTGTTCTTCGAGACATTTTTGATCACGCCAAACCTCTGGGACATCATCAGCAAGCGGACAAGCTTAACCTCGGTTTTGGGTTCATCTATTACGGCGTTATCAGGGCGCTGCGTCCCAAACACACGTTGGTAATAGGTTCCGGATATGGATTCAGTGTTGTTTGTCTTGCGCTCGGGATTAGAGACAATGGTTTTGGCGCTTTGACGTTTGTTGATCCTTCGTATTCATTACTTAAGGATGGTCCTTTCAAGACACTTGGAGGAAGAGGGAATTGGGACGATTCAGAGACTGTGCAAAGTCATTTTCAAAGATTTAATGTGGATCAAATAGTCACGCACTACAGAATGTGCAGCGACGAGTTTTTTCAGTCGTACGAAGATCTACGATTATCCGAAATTAATGTGGCGTTTATCGACGGCGCCCATGATTACAAACATGTAAAACACGATTTCGTGGAGGTTTTGAAAAAGTCTTGCTCGAACACCTACGTCTTTCTGCACGATTCCAACATCTATATCAGGGAAATGATACGACATGCGGGGGTGAAACGATGGCTAAAGTTGTTGCAGAGATATGAAAAGGCGTTTCAGGTCATTGATTTCCCCTTTTCATCAGGTGTGGCGCTCGTTCGAATTCTAGAGCCGGATGTATGGAAAGAATTAAAACATTGA
- a CDS encoding phosphatidylserine decarboxylase has translation MRRVFERQIRYWECRPMDQCPTSVVCPADSRVIVGSLNDTSNLFLKGKFFDYEELLGKDKLQWLEAFRNGDFAIFRLTPEKYHYNHTPVAGAVVDFYEISGGYHSCNPSAVINVVTPFSKNKRVVTIIDSDVPGGTGVGLVAMLEVVALMIGDVVPAYSETQYDNPKKIIPGMFLKKGAPKSLYRPGSSTDLLIFQPNRIRFSDDLLRNLTLTNVKSRFSAGFGKPLVETDIKVRATIGKAIFELEC, from the coding sequence ATGCGACGTGTCTTTGAACGCCAAATTCGTTACTGGGAATGCCGGCCAATGGATCAATGTCCCACATCAGTTGTTTGTCCCGCCGATTCCAGGGTTATTGTCGGGTCGTTGAACGACACATCTAATCTATTCCTAAAGGGAAAATTCTTTGATTACGAAGAACTCCTGGGAAAGGACAAACTGCAATGGCTCGAAGCCTTCCGAAATGGAGATTTCGCCATTTTCAGGTTAACTCCGGAAAAATATCATTACAACCATACCCCTGTCGCAGGGGCGGTGGTAGATTTTTATGAAATCTCCGGTGGTTATCATTCGTGCAACCCATCTGCGGTCATAAATGTCGTAACGCCATTTTCGAAAAACAAACGTGTAGTTACCATAATTGATTCCGATGTTCCAGGTGGGACAGGCGTCGGACTCGTCGCGATGCTGGAAGTTGTGGCGCTCATGATCGGTGACGTAGTTCCGGCATATAGCGAAACACAATATGACAATCCGAAAAAGATAATCCCGGGGATGTTCTTGAAAAAAGGGGCCCCTAAAAGTCTTTATCGTCCGGGTAGCAGTACTGATCTTTTGATATTTCAGCCCAACCGAATAAGATTTTCTGACGATCTGCTCAGAAATCTTACTCTTACAAATGTGAAGAGCCGATTCTCGGCAGGTTTTGGAAAGCCGTTGGTAGAAACGGACATCAAAGTCAGGGCTACCATAGGTAAAGCGATTTTTGAGTTGGAGTGTTAA